The Streptomyces sp. NBC_01317 genomic interval TTCGGAAGAGTACGCGAGCGCGGGCGCAGCAGGCAAATCCGCCCGTGTGTACGGGCCACCCCCACCGGAAAGAGCCGGTCCCCGCACCTCCGGGGAGGTGCGGGGACCGGCTCTTCGTACGTACGGCTACGCGTCACGCGCGCGACCTGGCTTCCGTCGAGGTCAGACGGCCGCCGGGTCCTCCTCGACGAGGAGGTTGCGGGTGCGGTTGGCGTCCAGCGGGATGCCGGGGCCCATCGTCGTCGCGAGGGTCGCCTTCTTGATGTAGCGGCCCTTCGCGGCGGACGGCTTCAGACGGAGGATCTCGTCCAGCGCCGCGGCGTAGTTCTCGACCAGCTGCGTCTCGTCGAACGACGTCTTGCCGATGATGAAGTGCAGGTTCGAGTGCTTGTCGACGCGGAACTCGATCTTGCCGCCCTTGATGTCGTTCACGGCCTTCGTGACATCAGGGGTGACCGTTCCGGTCTTGGGGTTGGGCATCAGACCACGCGGGCCGAGGACGCGGCCGAGGCGGCCGACCTTGCCCATGAGGTCCGGGGTGGCGACAACGGCGTCGAAGTCGAGACGGCCCTTGGCGACCTCGTCGATGAGCTCGTCGGAGCCGACGATGTCGGCGCCCGCGGCGCGCGCCTGCTCTGCACGGTCACCGGTCGCGAAGACCAGGACCCGGGCGGTCTTGCCGGTGCCGTGCGGGAGGTTCACGGTGCCACGGACCATCTGGTCGGCCTTGCGGGGGTCGACGCCCAGCCGCATGGCCACCTCGACGGTGCCGTCGAACTTGGTGGTAGTGGTGTCCTTGGCGAGACGGACGGCCTCGAGCGGGGCGTAGTTGCGCTCCCGGTCGATCTTCGCGTCCGCGCCGCGGAGTGCCTTGCTGCGCTTCACTTCTGCTCCTGTGTTTCTTCAGATGTGGAGTTCGTGGTCCGGACCGCGCAGGGTCCTGCCACTGGGGCTGCCCGGCTGGGTCAGCGCTCGACCGTGATGCCCATGGAACGGGCGGTGCCGGCGATGATCTTCTCGGCGGCTTCGAGGTCGTTGGCGTTCAGGTCGGGCATCTTCGTCGTGGCGATGTCGCGCACCTGGTCGCGCGTCAGCTTCGCGACCTTCTTGACGTGCGGCTCGCCGGAGCCCTTGTCCACGCCCGCGGCCTTGAGGATCAGCTTGGCGGCCGGCGGAGTCTTGGTGATGAAGGTGAAGGAACGGTCGTCGTAGACCGTGATCTCCACCGGCACGACCATGCCACGCTGCGACTCGGTCGCGGCGTTGTAGGCCTTGCAGAACTCCATGATGTTGACGCCGTGCTGACCCAGCGCGGGGCCGACCGGCGGAGCCGGGTTGGCCGCGCCGGCGTTGATCTGGAGCTTGATGAGCCCCGTGATCTTCTTCTTCTTGGGAGGCATTGCTCTCTCCGGGTCCTAGTGAGAGTTCTCGGCCGTCCGTCCAGTCATCCGGACGGAGGCATACCGCACAACGATAACGGGTATAGCTGCGCGGCCAAAACCGACAGGTCAGACAGCTGTCGGAGCCTGTCTGACCTGTCGGAAGCGGCTGTTCCAGAAGCGAGCGGGTGTGCTCGGTGAGCGGGTGGGCTCAGTTCTTCTGGATCTGGTCGAAGCTCAGCTCGACGGGGGTCTCGCGGCCGAAGATCTCGACCAGACCCTTGACCTTCTTCGAGTCGGCGTTGATCTCGTTGATCGTGGCCTGGAGGGTCGCGAAGGGGCCGTCCGTGACGGTGACGGAGTCGCCGACCTCGAAGTCCAGCACCTGGACCTCGACCTTGCGGGACGGCGCCGGCTTGCCCTCGGCCTCGGCCGCCTCACGGGCCGCCTTCTCCTCGGCCTCCGGCGCGAGCATCTTCACGATCTCGTCCAGCGTCAGGGGGTACGGGTCGTAGGCGTTGCCCACGAAGCCGGTCACACCAGGAGTGTTCCGTACGACGCCCCAGGACTCGTTCGTCAGATCCATGCGCACCAGGACGTACCCCGGGAGCTTGTTCTGGCGAACGTTCTTCCGCTCGCCGTTCTTGATCTGGACGATCTCTTCCTCGGGGACCTCGGCCTGGTAGATGAACTCCTCGACGTTCAGCGAGACGGCGCGCTGTTCCAGGTTCGCCTTCACGCGCTTCTCGTAGCCCGCGTAGGTGTGGATCACGTACCACTCGCCGGGCAGGCCGCGCAGTTCCTCGCGGAGGGCCTCGACGGGGTCGACCGCGGCGACGGCCTCGGTGGGCGCGTCCTCGTCGGTCTCGCCGGTGTCGGCGTCCTCGTCGTCGGAGTCCTCGGAAGCTTCCGTGTCCTCGGCGTTCTCGGTGTCGACGTCGTCGCTCTCGGCAGCGGCCTCGGCCGCCTCTTCGGCTTCTTCGTCCTCGACCTGCAACGCGGCCTCTTCGGCCGGCTCACCGGCCGCCTCGTCAGCGGCTTCGGCCTGGTCTGGCTCGACAGCGTCCGCCGCCTCGACGATGCCGGTCTCGTCCTCCACGGACTCCACCGACTCCCGGGCGTCGTTCAGGTTCGGGTCAGACACTGTGGCTGCTTCTTCCTGGCTCAATGGGTGAAACACGCGAAAGGGGCGCCGCGTCGGGCGCCCTCGCGGGATCAGCCGAAGACGTACTTGATTGCTTGGTTGAAGCCGTAGTCAATCACGGTCACCAGACCGATCATGATGACAACGAAGACAATCACCACTGTGGTGTACGTCGTCAGCTGGTTGCGAGTCGGCCAGACGACCTTGCGCAGCTCGGCGACGATCTGGCGGTAGAAGAGCGCGAGACGGCCCAGAGGGCCCTTCTTGCCGCGCTTACCGCCCTTACGGGGCTTCTTCGACTCTGCGGACTCTTCATCGTCGGCATCAGGCTTGTCGATGGAGCCCACGGCGTCCGTCACGCTCACTCACCTGATTCCGGGTCGTGGCCGTGCCGCGCCCGGAGGAGCCGCACGGCGATGCATAGATCGAAGTGTACTTACCTGAAACGCATACCATTGAAGACAGTGTGCGTGTAGCAGGGCCGGAGGGACTTGAACCCCCAACCGCTGGTTTTGGAGACCAGTGCTCTACCAATTGAGCTACGACCCTTTGCGCTTGCCCCAACCTACCGCATCCGGCCGGACGCGTTGAGTGTGCCGTCCGGACGTGGCTGATGAGGGCCAACGACCAGTGAGTGTACGTGGTCGGGGGCCCGACGTCGAACAGCTAAGCCCGGCTTCCTCCGGCCGCCCGCGGTGCCCGCCGCATGTCCGCTGCTCAACTCCTTATATGTCCACCTTACGAAACCTGTGTGCCCACGAGGTTTCGTGTCTGGGACCATGGGAGGCATGAGCGCAGCTATCCCCCCGACGATGCCGGCCGAGCGCCGGGTCTCCGCCCGCATCGGCGCGATCTCCGAGTCCGCGACCCTCGCCGTCGATGCCAAGGCCAAGGCCCTCAAGGCCGCCGGCCGCCCGGTGATCGGTTTCGGTGCAGGCGAGCCCGACTTCCCGACGCCCGACTACATCGTCGAGGCCGCGGTGGAGGCGTGCCGCAATCCCAAGTACCACCGCTACACGCCGGCCGGGGGGCTTCCCGAGCTCAAGGCCGCCATCGCCGCGAAGACGCTCCGCGACTCCGGTTACGAGGTGGACCCCGCCCAGATCCTGGTCACCAACGGCGGCAAGCAGGCGATCTACGAGGCCTTCGCGGCGATCCTGGACCCGGGCGACGAGGTCATCGTCCCGGCCCCGTACTGGACGACGTACCCGGAGTCGATCCGCCTCGCCGGCGGGGTGCCGGTGGACGTCGTCGCCGACGAGACGACCGGCTACCGGGTCAGCGTCGAGCAGTTGGAGGCCGCCCGTACGGAGCGTACGAAGGTGGTGCTCTTCGTCTCGCCGTCCAACCCGACCGGTGCCGTCTACAGCCGCGAGGACACCGAGGCCGTCGGCCGCTGGGCCCTGGAGCACGGGCTGTGGGTGCTGACCGACGAGATCTACGAGCACCTCGTCTACGGAGACACCACGTTCACCTCGCTCCCGGCCGTCGTGCCGGAGCTGCGGGACAAGTGCCTCGTCGTCAACGGCGTCGCCAAGACGTACGCGATGACCGGCTGGCGGGTGGGGTGGCTCGTGGGCCCCAAGGACGTCGTGAAGGCGGCGACGAACCTCCAGTCGCACGCCACGTCCAACGTGTCGAACGTGGCGCAGGTCGCCGCGATCGCCGCCCTCACCGGCGACCTGACGGCCGTCGCCGAGATGCGGACCGCCTTCGACCGGCGGCGCCGGACGATCGTGCGGCTGCTCAACGAGATCGAGGGTGTCGTCTGCCCGGAGCCCGAGGGCGCGTTCTACGTGTACCCGTCGGTGAAGGGCCTGCTGGGCAAGGAGATCCGCGGCGTCCGCCCGGCGTCCTCCGTCGAGCTGGCCGCGCTGATCCTCGACGAGGCCGAGGTCGCGGTCGTACCGGGCGAGGCGTTCGGTACGCCGGGCTACCTGCGGCTGTCGTACGCGCTCGGCGACCAGGACCTGGCGGAGGGCGTGGCCCGGATCCAGAAGCTGCTGGCGGAGGCCAGGGACTGAGCCCGGTGACCGCCAGGGACTGAGTTTTGCGTCACAGCCCGCGCGGTACGTGAGCGTGGAGATCGGCCCCCGGCCCTGGCCGGGGGCCGTTTTTCCGTCCGTTTCCCCGCGTATCCGGCCCCCCGTTCGTTCGCGCAGACATTCGGGCAAGAACTCGTAGGGGGAAAAGGGCTGCCCGGGGGTGC includes:
- the nusG gene encoding transcription termination/antitermination protein NusG, translated to MSDPNLNDARESVESVEDETGIVEAADAVEPDQAEAADEAAGEPAEEAALQVEDEEAEEAAEAAAESDDVDTENAEDTEASEDSDDEDADTGETDEDAPTEAVAAVDPVEALREELRGLPGEWYVIHTYAGYEKRVKANLEQRAVSLNVEEFIYQAEVPEEEIVQIKNGERKNVRQNKLPGYVLVRMDLTNESWGVVRNTPGVTGFVGNAYDPYPLTLDEIVKMLAPEAEEKAAREAAEAEGKPAPSRKVEVQVLDFEVGDSVTVTDGPFATLQATINEINADSKKVKGLVEIFGRETPVELSFDQIQKN
- a CDS encoding pyridoxal phosphate-dependent aminotransferase, whose protein sequence is MSAAIPPTMPAERRVSARIGAISESATLAVDAKAKALKAAGRPVIGFGAGEPDFPTPDYIVEAAVEACRNPKYHRYTPAGGLPELKAAIAAKTLRDSGYEVDPAQILVTNGGKQAIYEAFAAILDPGDEVIVPAPYWTTYPESIRLAGGVPVDVVADETTGYRVSVEQLEAARTERTKVVLFVSPSNPTGAVYSREDTEAVGRWALEHGLWVLTDEIYEHLVYGDTTFTSLPAVVPELRDKCLVVNGVAKTYAMTGWRVGWLVGPKDVVKAATNLQSHATSNVSNVAQVAAIAALTGDLTAVAEMRTAFDRRRRTIVRLLNEIEGVVCPEPEGAFYVYPSVKGLLGKEIRGVRPASSVELAALILDEAEVAVVPGEAFGTPGYLRLSYALGDQDLAEGVARIQKLLAEARD
- the secE gene encoding preprotein translocase subunit SecE; this encodes MTDAVGSIDKPDADDEESAESKKPRKGGKRGKKGPLGRLALFYRQIVAELRKVVWPTRNQLTTYTTVVIVFVVIMIGLVTVIDYGFNQAIKYVFG
- the rplK gene encoding 50S ribosomal protein L11 encodes the protein MPPKKKKITGLIKLQINAGAANPAPPVGPALGQHGVNIMEFCKAYNAATESQRGMVVPVEITVYDDRSFTFITKTPPAAKLILKAAGVDKGSGEPHVKKVAKLTRDQVRDIATTKMPDLNANDLEAAEKIIAGTARSMGITVER
- the rplA gene encoding 50S ribosomal protein L1, with the protein product MKRSKALRGADAKIDRERNYAPLEAVRLAKDTTTTKFDGTVEVAMRLGVDPRKADQMVRGTVNLPHGTGKTARVLVFATGDRAEQARAAGADIVGSDELIDEVAKGRLDFDAVVATPDLMGKVGRLGRVLGPRGLMPNPKTGTVTPDVTKAVNDIKGGKIEFRVDKHSNLHFIIGKTSFDETQLVENYAAALDEILRLKPSAAKGRYIKKATLATTMGPGIPLDANRTRNLLVEEDPAAV